A DNA window from Callospermophilus lateralis isolate mCalLat2 chromosome X, mCalLat2.hap1, whole genome shotgun sequence contains the following coding sequences:
- the Brs3 gene encoding bombesin receptor subtype-3: MSQRQPQSPNETLISITNDTESSSSVVSNDTTNKARTGDNSPGIEALCAIYITYAVIISVGILGNAILIKVFFKTKSMQTVPNIFITSLAFGDLLLLLTCVPVDATHYLAEGWLFGRIGCKVLSFIRLTSVGVSVFTLTILSADRYKAVVKPLERQPSNAILKTCAKAGCIWIVSMIFALPEAIFSNVYTFRDPDKNITYESCASYPVSERLLQEIHSLLCFLVFYIIPLSIISVYYSLIARTLYKSTLNIPTEEQSHARKQIESRKRIAKTVLVLVALFALCWLPNHLLYLYHSFTYQNYVDPSAIHFIVTIFSRVLAFSNSCVNPFALYWLSKTFQKHFKAQLFCCKAELSEPSPAATPLNNLAVMGRVPVPGTGSTQVSEISVALFSGCSMKKEEDTV, translated from the exons ATgtctcaaaggcagcctcagtcaCCTAATGAGACTTTAATTTCAATCACAAATGACACAGAATCATCAAGCTCTGTCGTTTCCAACGATACCACAAATAAAGCACGGACCGGAGACAACTCTCCAGGAATAGAAGCACTCTGTGCCATCTATATCACTTATGCTGTGATCATTTCAGTGGGCATCCTTGGAAATGCTATTCTCATCAAAGTCTTTTTCAAGACCAAATCCATGCAAACAGTTCCAAATATTTTCATCACCAGCCTGGCTTTTGGAGATCTTTTACTTCTGCTGACTTGCGTGCCAGTGGATGCAACCCACTACCTTGCAGAGGGATGGCTGTTCGGAAGAATTGGTTGTAAGGTGCTCTCTTTCATCCGGCTCACTTCTGTTGGTGTGTCGGTGTTCACATTAACAATTCTCAGCGCTGACAG ATACAAAGCAGTTGTGAAGCCACTTGAGCGACAGCCCTCCAATGCCATCCTGAAGACTTGTGCAAAAGCTGGCTGCATCTGGATCGTGTCTATGATATTTGCTCTACCAGAGGCTATCTTTTCAAATGTGTATACTTTTCGAGATCCTGACAAAAATATAACATATGAATCATGTGCCTCTTACCCTGTCTCTGAAAGGCTCCTGCAAGAAATACATTCTCTGTTGTGCTTCTTAGTGTTCTACATTATTCCACTCTCAATTATCTCTGTCTATTATTCTTTGATTGCTAGGACTCTTTACAAAAGCACCTTGAACATACCTACTGAGGAACAAAGCCATGCCCGCAAACAG ATTGAATCCCGGAAGAGAATTGCCAAAACGGTACTGGTGCTGGTGGCTCTGTTTGCTCTCTGCTGGTTGCCGAATCACCTACTGTATCTCTACCACTCATTCACTTACCAAAACTATGTAGATCCCTCTGCCATCCATTTTATTGTCACCATTTTCTCTCGGGTGCTGGCTTTTAGCAATTCTTGTGTAAACCCCTTTGCTCTCTACTGGCTGAGCAAAACCTTCCAGAAGCATTTTAAAGCTCAGCTTTTCTGCTGCAAGGCAGAGCTGTCTGAACCTTCTCCTGCTGCTACCCCTCTTAACAATCTGGCTGTGATGGGAAGGGTCCCAGTTCCTGGCACTGGGAGCACACAGGTGTCTGAAATTAGTGTGGCCCTGTTCAGTGGGTGCAGCATGAAGAAGGAAGAGGACACAGTCTag